In Silene latifolia isolate original U9 population chromosome X, ASM4854445v1, whole genome shotgun sequence, the following proteins share a genomic window:
- the LOC141619570 gene encoding zeatin O-glucosyltransferase-like — translation MEGQNDSQVAVVMVPFPAQGHLNQLLHLSHLVISYGIPVHYAGSAMHNHQAKVRIQGWDTECLTKIQFHDFQLPPYSSPPPKPDLSAPFPVHLQPLFDISTHLREPVSELLEQLSAKCRRVIVVHDSAMASVVQDVKFIPEVESFHFNPVSAFYRFLGSWEDIPEFDKPFKIDPSVIIPKCIPSREGTITPEFSRFLVDQKKFWGIESGRIYNTSRVIEGPYVELLEKLLGNNTETKHFVLGPFNPVEMSGNQKRHTCLEWLDQHNKGSVIYVSFGSITSLTEEQIGELATGLERSGQKFIWVLRNADKGDDFCSGKDGNLEFTEGYEERVKDRGMVVREWAPQLDILAHRSIGGFMSHCGWNSCIESISMGVPIAAWPMHSDQPRNAVLITEVLGVGVMVREREDRGMLVSSATIESAVKRLMTAKEGAQIRKRAMELGDSVRKSVSKGGASSLEMDAFIAHITR, via the coding sequence ATGGAGGGCCAGAATGACTCTCAAGTCGCGGTTGTTATGGTCCCTTTTCCGGCTCAAGGCCACCTAAACCAACTCCTCCATCTCTCCCATCTCGTTATCTCCTACGGCATTCCGGTGCATTATGCAGGGTCAGCCATGCACAACCACCAAGCCAAGGTCCGGATCCAAGGTTGGGATACCGAATGTCTAACCAAGATTCAATTCCACGACTTCCAACTCCCTCCTTACTCTTCACCACCTCCAAAACCCGACCTTTCCGCCCCCTTCCCGGTTCACCTTCAACCACTTTTCGATATTTCAACACATCTACGAGAACCCGTGTCAGAACTCTTGGAGCAACTCTCGGCAAAGTGTCGCAGAGTCATTGTTGTTCATGATAGCGCAATGGCTTCTGTGGTCCAAGATGTCAAGTTCATTCCAGAGGTTGAGTCCTTTCATTTCAATCCTGTCTCTGCCTTTTACCGGTTCTTAGGTTCCTGGGAAGACATACCAGAATTTGATAAACCTTTTAAAATAGATCCGAGTGTTATTATCCCGAAATGTATTCCGTCTAGAGAAGGGACGATTACACCAGAGTTCTCAAGGTTCCTCGTTGATCAGAAGAAATTCTGGGGGATCGAGTCAGGACGAATTTACAATACGTCAAGGGTGATAGAAGGTCCATATGTAGAGCTGTTGGAAAAACTATTGGGAAACAATACTGAAACCAAACACTTTGTCCTCGGACCTTTTAATCCGGTAGAAATGTCCGGAAATCAGAAAAGACATACATGCCTAGAATGGCTCGACCAACATAACAAAGGGTCTGTAATATACGTCTCTTTCGGATCAATCACGTCACTAACAGAAGAGCAGATTGGAGAGTTGGCTACTGGGTTAGAAAGAAGTGGACAGAAGTTTATATGGGTGCTCAGAAATGCCGATAAAGGTGATGATTTCTGTAGCGGGAAAGACGGAAATCTTGAATTTACGGAAGGGTATGAGGAGAGAGTCAAGGACAGGGGAATGGTGGTTCGAGAATGGGCCCCTCAGCTAGACATACTAGCGCACCGGTCAATAGGTGGGTTCATGAGTCATTGTGGGTGGAACTCTTGCATCGAGAGTATTAGCATGGGGGTTCCTATTGCAGCGTGGCCTATGCATTCCGACCAGCCGAGGAACGCTGTTTTGATAACAGAAGTGCTAGGGGTTGGTGTTATGGTGAGGGAGCGGGAAGACCGTGGTATGCTAGTTAGTTCAGCTACTATTGAGAGTGCAGTCAAAAGATTGATGACAGCAAAGGAAGGAGCACAGATCAGGAAAAGAGCTATGGAACTAGGCGACAGTGTCCGAAAGTCAGTTTCAAAAGGTGGAGCTTCATCCTTAGAAATGGATGCTTTCATTGCTCATATAACAAGATGA
- the LOC141619568 gene encoding zeatin O-glucosyltransferase-like, with product MEGQNDYRVVVVMVPFPAQGHLNQLLHLSRLVISYGIPVHYAGSATHNYQAKVRVQGWDTESLTKIQFHDFQLPPYASPPPKPDLSVPFPVHLQPLFDISTNLRNPVSELLDQLSAKCRRIIVVYDSMMASVVQDVKFIPKAEPFRFVTVPAFSQFFGFWGAMPESDKPFRIDPRIIIPRCNPSGKGITTPEIVRLFFAEVKFWGFESGRIYNTSKVIEGPYVELLEKLSSNERNDTETKHFVLGPFNPVEMTPGNRKRHGCLEWLNEHDKGSVIYVSFGTMTSLTEEQIGELATGLEKSGQKFIWVLRNADKGDDFCSGKDGNLELTEGYEERVKDRGMVVREWAPQLDILAHRSIGGFMSHCGWNSCIESISMGVPIAAWPMHSDQPLNAILITEVLRIGVMVRDWEDSGKLVSSATIESVIKTLMTTKEGEEIRKRASELGGDVRKSVAKGGATSSEMDAFIAHITR from the coding sequence ATGGAAGGCCAAAATGACTATCGAGTCGTGGTGGTTATGGTCCCTTTTCCGGCTCAAGGCCACCTTAACCAACTCCTTCATCTCTCCCGTCTCGTTATCTCCTACGGCATTCCGGTGCATTATGCAGGTTCTGCAACGCACAACTACCAAGCCAAGGTCCGGGTCCAAGGTTGGGACACCGAAAGTCTAACTAAGATCCAATTCCATGACTTCCAACTCCCTCCCTACGCTTCACCTCCTCCAAAACCCGATCTTTCTGTCCCTTTCCCGGTTCACCTTCAACCACTTTTCGATATTTCAACAAATCTACGAAACCCCGTGTCTGAACTCTTGGACCAACTCTCGGCAAAGTGTCGAAGAATCATTGTTGTTTATGACAGCATGATGGCTTCTGTAGTCCAAGATGTTAAGTTCATTCCAAAAGCCGAACCCTTCCGTTTTGTTACTGTTCCTGCCTTCAGCCAGTTCTTTGGTTTCTGGGGAGCCATGCCGGAGTCAGATAAACCTTTTCGAATAGATCCACGTATTATTATCCCCAGATGTAATCCTTCCGGAAAAGGGATAACTACACCAGAGATCGTAAGGTTATTCTTTGCTGAGGTGAAATTCTGGGGGTTCGAGTCCGGACGAATCTACAATACATCAAAGGTGATAGAAGGTCCATATGTTGAGCTGTTGGAAAAACTCTCAAGTAATGAAAGAAATGATACTGAAACCAAACACTTTGTCCTCGGACCGTTTAATCCGGTGGAAATGACACCCGGAAATCGGAAAAGACATGGATGCCTAGAATGGCTCAATGAACATGACAAAGGGTCTGTGATATACGTCTCCTTCGGAACAATGACATCACTAACAGAAGAACAGATTGGAGAATTGGCTACCGGGTTAGAAAAAAGTGGACAGAAATTTATATGGGTGCTCAGAAATGCCGATAAAGGTGATGATTTCTGTAGCGGGAAAGACGGAAATCTTGAACTTACAGAAGGGTATGAGGAGAGAGTCAAGGACAGGGGAATGGTAGTCCGAGAATGGGCCCCACAGCTAGATATTCTAGCGCACCGGTCAATAGGCGGGTTCATGAGTCATTGTGGTTGGAACTCGTGCATTGAGAGTATTAGCATGGGGGTCCCTATAGCAGCGTGGCCTATGCATTCCGACCAGCCGCTGAATGCTATTTTGATAACAGAAGTGCTAAGAATTGGTGTCATGGTGAGGGATTGGGAAGACAGTGGGAAGCTAGTTAGTTCAGCTACTATTGAGAGTGTAATCAAAACATTAATGACAACAAAGGAAGGAGAGGAGATCAGGAAAAGAGCTTCGGAACTCGGTGGTGATGTTCGAAAATCAGTTGCGAAAGGTGGAGCTACATCCTCAGAAATGGATGCTTTCATAGCTCATATCACAAGATGA
- the LOC141619567 gene encoding uncharacterized protein LOC141619567, whose translation MIQFHRHYFCTSANLKRIAIDYPRKFMDYVSEQCRLGFHNLQFPLNLFHQMTSLLCRPSIVDFNRLLSAMLKFKRLEPHSTVISLSRQLELSGTRPDLYSMAILVNCYCHLGRFDFGYSLLAKSLKLGYPVESDLVLFTALINGLVHNNQLSQVVELLDVAFVKLGIQPNIVTYGTMVKGLCRIGDNARALHFLRRMHSSPSGCKPDLIMYNTIIRSLCNAKHLTEALTLFSAMKTEGINPNVITYNALIGGMINLGRKVEAKEMLVGMIESNIAPDVSTYNMLIHMQCKDMLIDEAHALIQIMTEQGVTPNVSTYNALLLGYCLCGQMDKAREVFDFMVQTHCQPDVVNYSTLINGYVKLKSIDKALDIFQEMIEQGIAPDVVAYSTLIDGLCKSNCIPMARQLFNDMQTYGVKPNVCTYGSLLDGLCNNAQLDEAKALLKDMESNGVAPDIVIYTILIDNLCEAGRVKDAEILVSDFQSKGVLPNHKTYTTMIKGYCKRGLMNTAIELLNKMKQVGCPPDDVTYNILIRGFIINNDLRNALCFHDIMVNQGFEADAKTLSLFRNHLSLDKPESFSGRC comes from the coding sequence ATGATTCAATTTCATCGCCATTATTTCTGCACTTCTGCTAATCTTAAGCGTATTGCTATTGATTATCCTCGTAAGTTTATGGATTATGTTAGCGAACAATGTCGATTAGGGTTTCATAATCTTCAATTTCcccttaatctgttccaccaaaTGACGTCTCTTCTTTGTCGTCCTTCGATCGTTGATTTTAATCGATTATTATCCGCTATGCTCAAATTCAAGCGACTAGAACCCCATTCTACTGTCATTTCTCTATCTAGGCAACTTGAGTTATCCGGTACCCGTCCCGATTTGTATTCTATGGCTATCCTCGTTAATTGTTATTGCCACTTAGGCCGTTTTGATTTCGGGTATTCTCTACTTGCTAAGTCCCTTAAGCTTGGGTATCCCGTTGAATCTGATTTAGTTTTGTTTACTGCGTTAATTAATGGCCTTGTGCACAATAACCAACTTTCacaagttgttgagttgttggaCGTAGCTTTCGTTAAGCTAGGCATTCAGCCAAATATAGTTACATATGGTACCATGGTGAAAGGTCTTTGCAGGATCGGGGACAATGCCCGTGCTCTCCATTTCCTCCGCCGAATGCATTCTAGCCCCTCGGGTTGTAAGCCTGACCTTATAATGTACAACACCATTATCCGTAGTCTCTGCAATGCTAAACACTTAACCGAGGCCCTAACCCTCTTTTCAGCCATGAAAACCGAGGGCATCAATCCAAATGTGATTACCTATAACGCATTGATCGGAGGAATGATTAATCTAGGCCGTAAGGTGGAGGCTAAGGAAATGTTGGTTGGGATGATTGAGAGCAACATTGCACCCGATGTTTCTACTTATAACATGTTGATTCACATGCAATGTAAGGACATGCTGATTGATGAAGCACACGCCCTTATACAGATAATGACTGAACAAGGCGTGACTCCTAATGTAAGTACTTATAATGCTTTATTGCTTGGGTATTGCTTGTGCGGCCAAATGGATAAGGCAAGagaggtttttgattttatggtaCAAACTCACTGCCAACCCGACGTTGTGAATTATAGTACTTTGATCAATGGATATGTTAAATTGAAAAGCATTGACAAAGCCCTTGACATATTTCAAGAAATGATTGAGCAAGGGATTGCCCCCGATGTTGTGGCCTATAGCACTCTGATAGATGGGTTGTGCAAGTCTAATTGCATCCCAATGGCACGTCAGCTCTTCAACGACATGCAAACGTATGGAGTAAAACCAAATGTTTGCACTTATGGTTCCTTATTAGACGGGCTATGTAATAATGCACAGCTTGATGAAGCGAAGGCATTGCTCAAGGATATGGAGTCTAATGGAGTTGCTCCTGATATTGTTATCTACACTATCCTAATTGACAATTTATGTGAGGCTGGTCGGGTTAAAGATGCTGAAATCCTTGTCTCTGATTTTCAATCAAAGGGTGTTCTACCCAATCATAAAACTTATACGACAATGATTAAGGGGTATTGCAAAAGAGGTCTTATGAATACAGCTATTGAGCTCCTTAACAAAATGAAGCAAGTTGGATGCCCTCCTGATGATGTCACCTATAATATCCTTATCCGAGGATTCATTATCAACAATGATTTGCGAAATGCATTATGTTTCCATGATATAATGGTTAACCAGGGCTTTGAGGCTGATGCTAAAACACTTTCTTTGTTCCGTAACCATTTATCGCTTGATAAACCAGAGAGTTTCTCCGGAAGATGCTAA